Within Quercus lobata isolate SW786 chromosome 5, ValleyOak3.0 Primary Assembly, whole genome shotgun sequence, the genomic segment TTTGACATTGTATATATATAGGGCTTTCTCTTCTAGCTGTTGGTGGCATTCAAGGGTGGCTTGAATGCCCTTTTGTAACATCTTTGGGTGGTTTTAATGAGGTGATTCGATATCATCTCCAATAGTTATATTTCCTGCATTCAATGGTGTGCAACGGTTTCTCATTGAACGTACGTTTAGTGACGCTTTCTTTCGTCTAATGTGGACTTATGTGGATGAAGGGATTTATTTGGTtcgtcaatatatatatatatatatatagagagagagagagagagagagagagagagagagagtatgtatGAAAGGACAAACATGTGCTTAAAGTATAGCAGAAGTACCAGCAACATGAGAATAATGGGCACAAGTATGCATTCTACACAACAAATGGCAggaatttgtttgtgtttttccaCGAAGCAAACTTTATCATGAATGCACAATTGCTCTCGAGATCCTAAATTTGGGACCGCGTGTATCAAATACTAGCAagttcaaacattcaaactcacCTAAAGCAATAATAACAACAAGCTCTCTAACCTCAAATAATATTTGTAGTctattaaacatttaaaatattGCCAATGCATTCTAGCTCACTTCAAGGCCCATAAATTTTGTGTAATGTACAAGTATAAATCAATCTTGACCTGTGACGGTTGAATTATAGGTCAAACTATTCTGCCAGGGTTCTCCAATAGTGCATTGCATTTCTGTCACATCATAAGATGCACATGCACATTGTAATCCTTCTCTAGGGCAATATACAGTACAGTAGTACTTGACACTTTGAGAAAAAGCTTCAAGAACCAAAAACTGattcatcttcaataatccTGCGTTAATTACCCTTTACACGGTTAGACAGACTGATCAAGTCACGAACTTCTCAGATGATCTATTATTTGAGTCAAATGAAAGGAGTATACGTACCCATATGATCAGGATAGATGTACAACTCTACAACCTGGAATAGTGATCAATTTAAgggttgagaatttttttttttagagagaatttaAGGGTTGGGAATTGGAAATTGTTATTACCATTTCCGTTTACAAGATGCTCGAATTTCTTTGCTGGCTGAAATTACTAATTTATGCGTAGATCCAGCAAATtctgttataaaaaataaaaaataaaaaaagaaaaggaaaaagaagaatatatatatatatatatatatatatatatatatatattctttcttcttcttttttttttcttttttttaatcatggttAGAAATTATCCTAATAATAAATTACTCCACCCCAATCTCGGGGTCTTGAACTTGAGAGGGTACCGCTGCATGAAGGATGTCTCTTGGCACCattaaattaattgtttttaatcaAAGATATGTAAGGAGCTAGAGGATGTCATGGCACCAGTAAATTAATTATATCTATTCAAACAtatgtatctctctctctctctctcttctcattaTGTATATAAAAGTAACTTTAATTACAATTTAGGCTAAAATACACCATTAGTCCTTAAAATTTATCATGCAAGTGTTTTTGGACCCTTCAGATTTTAAGTTTTGAATGagtactattatttttattattattattatttttttggatacaagTCTAAAGGAACaatgatgtgcatgaaatacaTACAATAAATTATTCTCATATTTGCATATTTAGCATTACTTTCTTGTGATTTTTTGATtgattatcttcttcttcttcttcttcttttttttttttttttttttttttttttttttttaaaggtattAAAGAGTTTACATGCCAGTAGACTTTATTTGAGGTAGAATAATGGTCCATTAAGTCGAGCCAATTTGAGAGATCCAACCCAGGCGTGAAGTGAAGcaagcaaaaataaaagaaaagaataaaagcaGTCCAAGGGAATGACTTACACAAGCACAGGCTGGCAAGTCCAACAAGGagtgaagaagagaaaaaggaaaaataaagagtgaGGCCAATGTTAATCTAACGTGGTGAATACAAGTAgacagaagaaaacaaaatcttgTTTGCGTGGGAGATGTACAGATGGGCTTTGGTACTTTGGCGTGGGCCTCTCGATTTGTTCACTAAAACATCTACTTAGGAGCAATTACTTTTGGGTTACATTGGTTTTAATAATGAGCTTTTAGGTCTCAGCCGCATATGTGAATGAAAGTATAAATAGAGGGAAATAGAAAATATTGGGGACTAGCTAGAAGAGAACTGAAACGCAGGGTAGAAGAGAGCTGAAACAAAGGACGATGGAGGGCTGGAGCGAAAAAGAGGAAATAGGAGCAAGAGGCAATGCTGCCAATGGCTTCCTGCTTTTCTCTAGCACTGTCACTTATCTCTTTCACTctagctttattttatttgtcaagTTTAATGCTTAgtattttgtttgtgtgtttttttgtcATCTACTGAGTAACTAAATTTTCAATTGAGGTTGATGAAATCTTGTTAAAGATTGTCAGTgttatttatgtgatttgatttttcttataatagttgttctttaatgatttaaattgttcttacttCATTACAATTAACTAAGATAGAATTCTtaatatgagttcaatcatttttttcttatgattttggatttatcttaattaatcaaatgcttgattttataattttttttattttaaaattggatatcttttgtaatttgtttggctacagatacaattgatgatttgattttatacctaAGAAGTGAAGAAGAGCATACTTTAGATTATTAAatagagattttaatgaaaatattttccatgatagcaagattgatttttAGATTATCATGCGgtgggttgggaaaaattaatgttcataaatatatgctgatatgacttacaaggcggattccaaaaTCTTAGGTCATTTCTCTTatttgtttacatctttttactactttatatcacatttttgctttgtttaattatttgcttagtttattttaaattaaaaaaaaattaatttttattaaactagattaggattgatttggttaaggtttaattaattttcctacattcatTCAAGTTTGTGTTGGTTCGACTTTGTTCTTATCAAACTATACTTCGATACGGTTCATATGCTTGcaagtactttaaaatttcacaacaaacaATAATAATGTGACTTTTTTAAGTGATGTGGCATCAGTATTACCAAATCAAAATACTTGATGACCTAATACGTATTCAAACCAAGTCCTTTTAGAAACAGGGTCTTCccaatttagaaaaaaataaatttaatataatagtCCTAAATTGAACAATCATGGCAACCGAGGGTCATTGCGTGCAAATGAGACTAAAAGGCCTGTAATAGATGCTAGCTACAATGCCATagagttagatttttaaataaagaGAGGGATTCTTTTTaggattttatttgttgagTGTTGTGGGGTCTATGATACTTTATAGACCAATACtgtattttcatattttgtctAATATTTTACTTAACCAATGACTTTGACCTAATAAAGGGAAATTGTTGTGGGATTTTGCATGCTAACAAAACTCCAAGCCTCTTTCTCAATTTTAGATCTAACTAAATGGCTAAAGAATAAAATGTCAAAGTAATGCTTATAactgtttggttatttttatgcttcttcctaccaaaaaaaaataaaattgtgaagaTAAAACTATCAATTGTGTAGAACAATTGCCTTGATGAGACTACCAATAGAGTATATATTAATACAAGAAGCGTATAGAAAAGACCCTCATAAACTCTAGTCAAAATCAACTCATGCCAAGTATGTAAAAACTAAGCAACTATTCCAAACGAACCATGTGGATCAACTTTTCCCAATGGATATGTCAGTGTAATGATGACTACGTGGCACAATCTAATCCATTGAAGATTGAACcatgcacaattttttttccaatccaACATACACAGAGAATAACTTTGTGTGAGATGTCTGCCATttatcctaaaaataaaaaaataaaaaaataaaacaaaaaataaaaacctttgtGTGAGATTGGATGACAAGATTTGGGCACATAGATTTGGATTTGACAAATCCATGATAGAATTTGAAATAACTTCTAAGTCCATAGATTTTTAGAAATCCATAAGATTTGTTTCAATatttagatttgaaatttaGGCATTTTAAATTGATcactttaaaattcaaatttaaatacaaattcaaattcaaatatctaaacacaattttgatattttttttttcacatcaatTATGTctgggtaatatatatatataatatgacgCCTAATGCATCATACATgcttgaaattataaaaaatattaagtccCTCTTTCAGTCTTTCTCCTCATTCTTTTCAGTCAATAGACTCAACAAAATAAgaccctctttctcttttttgtgacCTTTTGGATTAGAATTACTTCCTTTGaccacttgatttttttttccttgtccaTTGCTTACTCAAGTTTCCCTATTCCTATAGAGAGTAAAAGTCTTGCTCTGTTTATTTAGCAACCAGCTAACATTTTATTTAGGGGGTAAAAGTGTAAATTTCACATAAAATATAGGAATATGCTTGAAGAATTTTCTTTGGACCTGTTAAGATGTAGACATGTGTCAAATCCAGTACTCTTGTGCACCCGTTGAGATATTGATACATACCCAAAAGAAATTGGACTAGTAATCATTTATGAAATAGAAGTTGATGATCTAAATTATCAAACATATTACCTACACaaccaaaatgcaaaaaagaaaacaaagaatgaattgaacaaaaattaaaataatcttCTACATCTTATCTCTAATAccaatataaatttcaaatgaaTCAAAACCCTACAATTCATAAATGTAAACTCAGAAATCAAAACGGAAAAGAATATAGGCAAATTATGAAATAGGTCaactacaaagaaaaaaagtacaacaaccaaaaactcaaacagAAAAACcaagataaaaaatatttaacttaAGATTTCACAAAACACATGCATACCTCAAATTTAGAGCTAAACCAGCTTTCCAATctaaaacttcaatttttttccagCCCAAATTTCCTTTTCAAATGAACTACTCTCAACGCAATTAGCAATGCTATCCTATCTTTGATGTCATCATAGAAACGAAAGTAACAGTGTCTCCATGACTTCTTTAATAGTAGGGTGCCACAAATACTCCAAAATCCTACAACAAACCCGAGTCCGATGCTAGCATAGAACCATATCCTTTCATAATCATCTCCACCTTGTTTGCCATCAACACCAGTAATACTTGGGCCATCAGATGTTTCATCTCCTGGGCACTTGGTTGGAAGAGGAGACCCACACAACGAAGGGTTTCCCTTGTATATGGTTGCATCAATTAGTGTTTGGAGTTGATAACCAGATGGGATTCTTCCTATCAAGTTGTTAAATGATAGGTTCAAGTGTACTAAGGAAGTCAAAGAAGACAAGCTTCCAGGAATAGGTCCAAAAAGTCTATTGTTTGAGAGATCAAGTGTTTCCAACCATCGCATGTTTCCTATATTCTTGGGAATGCTTCCATTTAAATGATTCATTGACAAGTTTAGCGTACCCAATCTTGTGAGGCTTGTTATTTGAATAGGAATTCCTCCAGTCAAACGATTCTCGGAAAGATCAATGCAGGTAACAAGTTGGAGAGTGCGATCATATTCATACTCTCTTCCTTTTGTCACTATGTATGCTTTCTCTGTATAGTTCTCAATAGGTTCATACCCAACAATGTTGTGATCAACCATTGCAGTAAAATTGTTTAAACAATCTGGAATGCTCCCAAACAGAATATTTTGTGCAAGATCTAGGATGCGAAGTTTATGAAGATTGCACCATTTTTGAGGGATGGTTCCATTGAATAGATTTGATCGTAGGCGTAGCATGAAGATTTCTGATTCTATCCATGACGGAAGATCCCCTGAGAGACGATTCCCCCCAAAATCCATGCTCACAATAGAACAATTTTGTAGGGAAGAAGGAATTTCTCCACTAAGATTGTTGTTGCTCAACACTAATATAGAAAGGTTTCCTAAGAAACCCATTGAGCTTGGAATTTTTCCACATATGTTGTTGTATGAAATATCTACAACGCGCAAGTCCATTTGTGACTTGTTCCAATGATAAGGGAGCTCCCCTGAAAGATTATTTTTCCTGAGGACAAGAATATTAAgatgttttatttttgatatggACAGAGGAATTTTACCATAGAGGAGGTTCTCCGAAAGATCTAAATATTGCAAGCTTGGCATTAGATCACTAATATTTGATGGGATAGGGcctgaaaaaaaattactttgcaGAAATAGCTTAGTCAGTTTTGGAAATACGAATTGGTGCTGCAAGTTCCCTTCTATCTGATTGTTGGATAGATCCAAGTAGGTGAGTTGAGAAGATATCGTAGAGAACCATTCCTCAAGTATAGTGCCTTCAATTCCAACGTTTCTTAGGGTGACATAGGTGAGCTTACTTTGAACTTGAAGCCATACAGGAAATTTGGGGCCAATAATGTGACAGCTTTCTAGATGAAGAATTTTGAGCTTGAAAGGAGGACGCCAGTCGTATTTCACATTGAAAACTAGAGGTTGACTTTTATTATTAGTTGTTAGTGCAAACTCTTCTAGGCTTGTGAGATTCTTCAATTGAGCTTCTGTTATGACACTTTTCCAAAAGTTTTCTAAGAGATACAACTTGACTAGCTTTGAGAGTTGCCCAAAACTTTCTGGAATGGTTCCATTCATCTCATTATATGAGAGGTCCAACTCCTCCAAGGATGACAAATTACTAATAGAAGCTGGAATTGAACCAGAAAAATGGTTACCACCAAGATAAAGGTATTTCAGGCTTCCAAGTAGTCTCCCAAATGAATCAAGGATTTTTCCTCCTTGATTGCTAAAACTCAAATCAAGTTGTGTGAGGCTTGTAAGATTAAACAGCCACTTAGGTATGGAGGTGTTAAATGGGTTGTATGATAAATCAAGTATTTGAAGAGAGGTGAAATTAAGGAAAGTAAGGGAAGATGGAAGGTGTTCAAGCTCACATGAATATAAAGTTAACTCCAGAAGGGAAGGAAGCATGTTAATTGCATGCAGCCAATCTGCTTTGGTATGATTGATCTTCACTCCCCCCAAATATAGGTACTCTAAAGAAGAGAGACTTGAGACCcaattcaaatttttggtaGACAAATTGTAGTTTCCTTCAAGGTCAAGATGCGTCAGCCACGACAGATTGCCGAGATAAGGACTAATCTTCCCTGAAAGAGATACATTAACATTCCCTGAAAAAGATACATGTAAGAGAGATTTAGATACATCATGTTCTTTAgcgtgccaaaaaaaaaaaaattcaggtatttgaatatatttaaatatttgaattgaatcCATTGGCGACTACACATTTACAAGCCACAGGACCACctaacttgcaaaaaaatttatatatatatatatatatatatttgccaaaaaacaattatatgCTAAACTAATCTATTGTGATcaccctaataaaaatgttgaacatcctaatttgagaattacaaaaatttggcttcaacaaaaataaaagtaatattatatttaaaatattttcacaataattttacagcAAATCCAATGTAATTAActattattgattctaatttggcataatattgttattatttttttacccaccaataacaactttttgcataaaatttattgtaaaaatattttggacatagaattagtccaaaattaattctgtccccaaacataatccttaattcatttttgtttaagggcttaaataacaataataaatatgagaccaaataacaacaaacaaaaacaaaacaagaccaaacaacaagtgtacaaattatttaataaaaagcctattataaaacaaaaaaataaaaattgccaattattcaaatttgtaactcGTTCaaccaattaaataaaaataatttctaattctATTTTTCCTTAAACAAATggtatcaagaaaaatattgtaattgtgAATTCTCCTTGATGGTGAGAATAGTTATGCTCTTTTTGGCTTTGCAATCACAACAATTTTACTCTTCCTAGCGACTTGACTCATAGCtgtagaaagaaattgtaatatttttaatgtgtataatttaaattttttagtgatCATCTAAAAAGATTCCTAGAGCCACCACTGAGtaaatcaaagaagaaattatCTTACCAAGCAATGACCTCCGATGAGCCCTACCCACGTCTACACAAGCTTCACACGAGCGGTTCGCATATTGTGAATCTCTTTGGATATAATCAAAGTGCCTGTGGCATCCAGGTGGGTTTCTAAGGTTGAGCTTGGTAACATGACCTGATTCGTCGTCGCACTCTATGCCATTCCATTGGCAGCAACCTTCACCGACCCATGAAGAAAGCTTACCTGGAATATCATTTACGCCAGCCTTGAAGCTGACAAGTGCTTCTCTTTCACTTTGGATGCATTTCATTGTCACATTATTATTAGTCTGACTCGGATTTTCAGTGCATGAACCGAGTTCGAATATCCCCAAggacaaaagaagaaatacaACAACAGTATGATTATAATAATCAATCAACATGGAACAGTTCGATAATGACAATGCTAATGATGAGTATTGTGGATTTTATGAAGCGAAAGCTATGCATTAATGATGAATATATATCACTTAAGTGTGAACTAACTTTAGACAAGGTTATGAAACCCggaccggaccgtacggtccgaccgGAAAAACCTCAAACCGCTTAGTTTTGCGGTTCTTTTAGCATCAAGAACCGTTCTAAAGGACAAAAGTAGGGACCCGTATGAACCGCGGTCGGACCTCACGGTTCTCAGAACCGTGATCGAACCGTTTCTCACGGTTCCTGCTTCCCTTTGAATTtgcagcttaaaaaaaaaacacacacacacacagagaaaaacagaagaaaaaaaacataactgCTGGAAGTACATCATGTTTTTATAAACACTGCCACAACCATCTCCAGAAAAAAAACAACATGTcttcatgtttctttttcttctctcttcagaGTACATCACGTAGCTCCCTCTCTTCAAAAACTCTTCTCTTGGGCGAATCAAGCTTTAAATTCCAGCTTTGTTCTCCCCCGGTAATGTGTGTGTGACACGGTGAGAGTATAAGAGAAAGAGGATGAGACAGAGAGAGctagagatgaagaaagaaaaataaaacaaagaagacGCTGTGGACAGTAGAGGAAGAgtctagaaaaataaaaccatgATGAGACTTGAGAGGAGTGGGTCAGTGGGGATGGGGATACGtgtgtggatgaaaaaaaacaagagaaaaaaaaagaaggaaaagaaacgtATGGACggaaagaaagtaaaaagaataaaaaatcacaattaaatggtactataatattttcacaatatttcataataaatattaagtaataggttgttattagttaatattgatgagtaaaaaaataattttaatggtgaatttaaattggaattagtaataattttttatataaattttattgtgaaaatattgctaaaaatgttatagacttTTTCACTGCATCTGGAGAGTTCTTTGTTGCTGCGTGCTTCAATTATTTGCTGCCACAATATAATGCTTGCCTACTGTCAAGCACTTCTCCTTgggttttgttatttatttaactttaacATAAATGCATGGAGTCAGATCTaacttttgatattttttttcttaattcttgATAAATGGTGAACAGTGACTATTCAaatgggcttaaaaaaaaaaatatccacaGTCAAATGGGCTTGGTCATGAGTAAATAAACTAATTTACCTCTTAACTATTTTATTGggtttcataaaataaaaattattgggtGCTAAAGTATGCTTTGTCatgacttaaaaataatttaaaaactcaatagctatttatgtttttttagaatttaataatttttatttgtattatgaaagttatgttataaaaaatactatCTATACTTATTTTGGactattttagtcaatttttctattttttttattaatttaatgttttatatatatttaaaataattattaaattaattatgaaatcatcacggttcgacctcgattcaaccttaaaaaccttgaacctctttcttttacggttcaatgaacggtccgggtctgaaaaacTTGACTTTAGATTGGAATGGTCAGGTCAATTGTTGTTTCCACGGTCGAACATAGAAGTCAttgttcaaggttttttttttcttttttttttgacacgGTAAGTG encodes:
- the LOC115990211 gene encoding receptor-like protein EIX2, giving the protein MKCIQSEREALVSFKAGVNDIPGKLSSWVGEGCCQWNGIECDDESGHVTKLNLRNPPGCHRHFDYIQRDSQYANRSCEACVDVGRAHRRSLLGNVNVSLSGKISPYLGNLSWLTHLDLEGNYNLSTKNLNWVSSLSSLEYLYLGGVKINHTKADWLHAINMLPSLLELTLYSCELEHLPSSLTFLNFTSLQILDLSYNPFNTSIPKWLFNLTSLTQLDLSFSNQGGKILDSFGRLLGSLKYLYLGGNHFSGSIPASISNLSSLEELDLSYNEMNGTIPESFGQLSKLVKLYLLENFWKSVITEAQLKNLTSLEEFALTTNNKSQPLVFNVKYDWRPPFKLKILHLESCHIIGPKFPVWLQVQSKLTYVTLRNVGIEGTILEEWFSTISSQLTYLDLSNNQIEGNLQHQFVFPKLTKLFLQSNFFSGPIPSNISDLMPSLQYLDLSENLLYGKIPLSISKIKHLNILVLRKNNLSGELPYHWNKSQMDLRVVDISYNNICGKIPSSMGFLGNLSILVLSNNNLSGEIPSSLQNCSIVSMDFGGNRLSGDLPSWIESEIFMLRLRSNLFNGTIPQKWCNLHKLRILDLAQNILFGSIPDCLNNFTAMVDHNIVGYEPIENYTEKAYIVTKGREYEYDRTLQLVTCIDLSENRLTGGIPIQITSLTRLGTLNLSMNHLNGSIPKNIGNMRWLETLDLSNNRLFGPIPGSLSSLTSLVHLNLSFNNLIGRIPSGYQLQTLIDATIYKGNPSLCGSPLPTKCPGDETSDGPSITGVDGKQGGDDYERIWFYASIGLGFVVGFWSICGTLLLKKSWRHCYFRFYDDIKDRIALLIALRVVHLKRKFGLEKN